The Chloroflexota bacterium genomic sequence GCGCCACCATCCGCGTCAACAACCGCGGCCACGACGCCGTCAGCAACGCCGTCCGCGACGGCCGGCGCACCCGCTTCGGCGCCGCGTACGAGATCATCGACGACTGCCGCCAGGACTGGAACGCCTGGCTCGACTTCGCGCAGGAGCAGGGCTACGAGCGCATCGGCGTGTGGGGCCACAGCCTCGGCGCCGTCAAGTCCATCTACCACGCCGCCGTCGAGCGCGACGCGCGCGTGACCTGTGTCATCGCCGGCTCCCCTCCGCGCTTCAGCTACAGCTTCTACTCCAACGTCGGCACGTGGGGCACCGAGGAGGAGGCGGGGGTGCGCTACAACGAGACCTGCGCCCTCGCGCAGTCCTACGTGGACAAGGGCGACGCAGAGCAGCTCATCCAGGTCGAGTTCCCCGTGCCGCTCCTCGTCAGCGCTGGCACCTACGTCGACAAGTACGGCCCCGCCGAGCAGTACGATGTCGTCACCCGCATCCCGGAGGTGACGGTTCCCCTCTTCTGCGTAGTCGGCACCGCCGAGCCTCTGGAGCAGTTCCCCTTCTGGGGCCTGCCGGAGGAGCTGCAGCGGCTGGACGGCGAGGTCGAGAACTTCACCTTCGCCTACATCGAGGGTGCAAACCACTCCTACTCGGAGCACCGTCAGGAGGTCTGGGACGTCACAGAGGCCTGGCTGCGGGGTCTGTGACAACCCCGTGACGCCACAAAATAGCAATGGGGAGCGAAAGTTCGCTCCCCATTGCTACTTGTCCAGTGAAAATGCCGACGCTACGGAACCGCCTCCGCCTCCACGTAGTAGTCCATGCCCAGGTGCGTGATCTGCTCCTCCCCGGCCATCCAGCGAAGCGTGTTCTTCAGCTTGGTCTGCTGGATGAAAAGATCGTGCTCCGGGTACAGGTTGCGGGCGTGGTGCGGGCTCTTGAAGTAGAACGAGAGCCACTCCTGGATGCCGCCCATGCCCGCCCGCTTGGCCAGGTCGATGAAGAGCGCCAGGTCCAGCACCAGCGGCGCCGCGAGAATCGAGTCCGAGCACAGGAAGTTCACCTTGATCTGCATCCGGCGCCCCAGCCACGCGAAGATGTCGATGTTGTCCCACCCCTCCTTGTTGTCGCCGCGGGGCGGGTAGTAGTTGATCCGCACCTTGTGGTACGCGTCGCCGTAGAGCTCCGGGTACAGCTCCGGCTGCAGGATGTACTCCAGCACCCCCAGCTTTGACTCCTCCTTGGTGCGGAAGTTCTCCGGCTCATCCAGCACCTCGCCGTCGCGGTTGCCGAGGATGTTGGTCGAGAACCAGCCCTCTATGCCCAGCATGCGCGCCTTCAGCATCGGGCCCAGCACCGTCTTGACCAGCGTCTGCCCCGTCTTGAAGTCCTTCCCGCCAATCGGCACTCCGTTCTCGACCGCCAGCCGCTCGATGACCGGCACGTCCACCGAGAGGCTCGGGCTGCCGTTTATGAAGGGCACGCCCTCCAGCATCGCCGCGTAGGCGTACAGCATCGAGGGCGCGATGTTCTCATCGTTCTCCTGCAGCCCGCCCAGGAAGTGCTCGATGTCCTGGTGCACCTCAGACTCGGTGATGAACTTCTCGGTGGACGCGGCGTAGATGATGACGACGCGGTTGCAGCGGTTCGCCTTCTTGAAGTTGCGAATGTCCTCGCGGATTAGCTCCACGAGGTCGAGCTTCGTGTCCCCGGTCTTCACGTTAGCGCCGGAAATGCGCTTGACGTAGTCGCTATCGAACGCGGCGGGCATCGGCTCGATGCCCTTCAGGAAGTCGGCGATGGGCTCGATGTCCTCGTACTGGTTCAGCACACCCGCCTTGAGCGCCGCCTCGTAGGCGTTGTCCGGGATCGGGTCCCACGCCCCGAAGACCAGCTGGTCGAGGCTCGCCAGCGGCACCAGGCCCTTCACCATCGGGGAGTTGCCCTCCGTGCGCTTCCCCACGCGGACGGTCGACATCTGCGTGATCGACCCGACCGGCTGGCCCATGCCGCGCCGCACGTGCTCCACGCCCGCGATGAGCGTCGACGACACGGCGCCGAGACCCACGAGCAGCACGCCGAGGCGACCGTCCGCCGGCGCAATCTCCGGCGCATTGGACGGCAGGAAGTCCTTGGCCTCCAGCGCGATGCCCTTCCCTCGGGCCAGCGACATGAGCGTCTCGTGCCAGTGGGCCGGCACGCGGCCGGTCTTGGCCCAGTGCTGCACCGTGCTCTGCCGCTTCCCGATGAGGTGTGCAAGGGCGGTCTGCCCGCCAAACTTGTGAATGACCTTTTCTGCGGAGTTCTGTTGTGTACTCATGGCATTGATACTACCAATTTTTCCGGTAATCATCAAGTGGGACGACATGAGACGGCCACAATGTTGCAGTGGAACAAACAGTTGTTTCAGTACCCGTAAGTACGATGAGGGAGATTGTTCCGAGGAGACAACTCACAACAGCAGCTACAGAAACAGAATTGTTCATCAAACAGTCGTATAGCTGTAGGCGTCGCTCTCAGCTACGAATTTGAATTGTTGCAAAAAGTTCTGTTGGAGGCACGAACGTATTTTTTTGTTCATCAGGGCGCCAAGGCAGACAACCATACAACGCCGCGCATGGGGACAGTAGCGAAGAGGAGAGAGTCAGGGCAAGGTCACCGTGACAGAGGGCGGGGAGAATGCTGACAGACCCGTTCGCCCTAAGCCTGTTGTATGGTCATGCGAACGAATTGGCGATGTGGCAACAATCTTTGCCATAGCACAGCCAAGCCCGTACAATGCCGAAACATCAACCCGGACCTACATCGTGTCGTAGTGAGATGGAACCATCATGACGGTGAAGGCGTCATAATTAAACGCGATGGCCGAACCGCCCATCATTGGGCCGATGCGACAGGCGATTACGGACGTGCCCGGCCAAGGTCGTTTCCCTTGACAACTCATTGAGTAATGGGGCCTGCTCATTCCGGAGCGGAGGGAAGATTGGCATTCACGCCGAAACGGAGGGTGTTGTATCACCTCCGGAGTACCCTGCCGGTTTGTGCCGTTGCGTTGGTCCTGTTGATTTCCGCTGTGAGATGCGAAGAGGAGGATCCGGCGGAACCTGTCGACTCCCCCCAGGCTGCCTCGACCCCAATCGCGACGCCTCCAGCCCCGGCGTCGACAGCAGTTGCCCCAGCCCATGCCCCGGGGACGGCCTCGGCTCCCACTGCGACACCTTTAGCGCAGGTCTTGGTGTGTACCTCGGTTGGTATGCGGGAAGCGATCCCGTCTCCCTCTCCGGCTCCCACTGCGACACCCTCAGCGCAGACCTCGGCGGATGGCGACAAGGAAGCGCTAATCGCACTGTTCCACGCCGCCAACGGCGAATCTTGGGAAAACAGCGATAACTGGCTGAGCAGCGAGCCAGTTGGAGAATGGTATGGCGTCACGGTTGACCCAGAGGGTCGCGTCGTAGAACTGGACCTCAGCGCCAACCGGCTGAGAGCGTCCCCGGGCAATCAGCCAACGCTGCCCTTCAGCGGCAACTGGGTAGGCGGAGATCTGCCGCCGACGTTGGGCAACCTCGCCCGCCTGGAAGTGCTGAACCTCAGCGGCAACCAGTTGAGCGGGGAGCTGCCGCCGGAGTTGGGCAACCTCGCCCGCCTGGAAGTTCTGGACCTCCACGAGAACGAGTTGGGCGGAGAGGTACCGCCGGAGTTGGGCAATCTTGCTCGCTTGGAAGTTCTGAACCTCCGCGATAACGAGTTGAGTGGAGAGATGCCGCCGGAGTTGGGCAACCTCGCCTCCCTGCGAGAGCTATTGCTCGGCGAAAACGAGTTGAGCGGGGAAATATCGCCGGAGTTGGGCAACCTCGCCAGCTTGGAATTGCTGTACCTCATCAGCAACCAGTTGAGCGGGGAGCTGCCATCGGCGTTGGGCAACCTCGGCAGCCTGAACTCGTTGGGTCTCAGCAGCAACCAATTGAGCGGGGAGATACCCCCGGAGCTGGGCAACCTTGCCAGCTTGGAAGTTCTGGACCTCCACTGGAACGAGTTGAGCGGAGAGCTACCGCCGGAGTTGGGCTGCCTCGCCAATCTGTGGGGTCTGGACCTCGGCAACAACGAGCTAACCGGGGAGATACCGCTGGAGTTGGGCAACCTCACCGGACTGGAACATCTGGACCTCAGCGACAACGAGCTAACCGGGGAGATACCGCCAGAGTTGGGCAATCTCGTCAACCTGCGACAGCTATGGCTCGACGGCAACCAGTTGAGCGGGGAGATGCCGCCGGAGTTGGGCAACCTCGCCAGCCTGCGAG encodes the following:
- a CDS encoding inositol-3-phosphate synthase gives rise to the protein MSTQQNSAEKVIHKFGGQTALAHLIGKRQSTVQHWAKTGRVPAHWHETLMSLARGKGIALEAKDFLPSNAPEIAPADGRLGVLLVGLGAVSSTLIAGVEHVRRGMGQPVGSITQMSTVRVGKRTEGNSPMVKGLVPLASLDQLVFGAWDPIPDNAYEAALKAGVLNQYEDIEPIADFLKGIEPMPAAFDSDYVKRISGANVKTGDTKLDLVELIREDIRNFKKANRCNRVVIIYAASTEKFITESEVHQDIEHFLGGLQENDENIAPSMLYAYAAMLEGVPFINGSPSLSVDVPVIERLAVENGVPIGGKDFKTGQTLVKTVLGPMLKARMLGIEGWFSTNILGNRDGEVLDEPENFRTKEESKLGVLEYILQPELYPELYGDAYHKVRINYYPPRGDNKEGWDNIDIFAWLGRRMQIKVNFLCSDSILAAPLVLDLALFIDLAKRAGMGGIQEWLSFYFKSPHHARNLYPEHDLFIQQTKLKNTLRWMAGEEQITHLGMDYYVEAEAVP
- a CDS encoding alpha/beta fold hydrolase, encoding MSTELVNVRASDGVRLDGVWRTPEASSGNGLPVDVMVLHHGVGGNFYGSGPFESFVPKLLENGCATIRVNNRGHDAVSNAVRDGRRTRFGAAYEIIDDCRQDWNAWLDFAQEQGYERIGVWGHSLGAVKSIYHAAVERDARVTCVIAGSPPRFSYSFYSNVGTWGTEEEAGVRYNETCALAQSYVDKGDAEQLIQVEFPVPLLVSAGTYVDKYGPAEQYDVVTRIPEVTVPLFCVVGTAEPLEQFPFWGLPEELQRLDGEVENFTFAYIEGANHSYSEHRQEVWDVTEAWLRGL
- a CDS encoding leucine-rich repeat domain-containing protein; this translates as MREAIPSPSPAPTATPSAQTSADGDKEALIALFHAANGESWENSDNWLSSEPVGEWYGVTVDPEGRVVELDLSANRLRASPGNQPTLPFSGNWVGGDLPPTLGNLARLEVLNLSGNQLSGELPPELGNLARLEVLDLHENELGGEVPPELGNLARLEVLNLRDNELSGEMPPELGNLASLRELLLGENELSGEISPELGNLASLELLYLISNQLSGELPSALGNLGSLNSLGLSSNQLSGEIPPELGNLASLEVLDLHWNELSGELPPELGCLANLWGLDLGNNELTGEIPLELGNLTGLEHLDLSDNELTGEIPPELGNLVNLRQLWLDGNQLSGEMPPELGNLASLRELNLSGNDLSGCVPTVLQDHLRYYPDAPFCPEATPPATTNPSAATEREALVALYHATDGQSWSNSDNWLSSEPLRNWHGVTVEAQGPVTSLRLSSNQLSGELPPELGDLTNLENLDLGNNQLSGELPPELGNLVNLRQLWLDGNQLSGELPSALGNLAGLERLHLSSNQLSGELPPELGNLASLERLRLISNQLSGELPPELGNLANLEDLDLSGNELSGEILPELGNLPDLRSLGLSSNQLSGELPPALGNLPGLRYLGLNSTQLRGEVPAA